From Echeneis naucrates chromosome 7, fEcheNa1.1, whole genome shotgun sequence, one genomic window encodes:
- the bhlhe23 gene encoding class E basic helix-loop-helix protein 23 gives MNVSDENLLKSISNDALLDLTQRYGQSAFGFGAGHGAGSPARFPLTPATDFLSGQTAKSNESGGEHTSDDEDGFDSLESRKRGSSFGDDKPGGPLAKKSKEQRSLRLSINARERRRMHDLNDALDGLRAVIPYAHSPSVRKLSKIATLLLAKNYILMQAQALEEMRRLVAYLNQGQTITSPIPTALAPFGQAAVYPFSGSALATCAEKCSTYSGTPSSLFKHCNDKP, from the coding sequence atgaatgtcAGCGATGAGAACCTGCTCAAGTCCATCAGCAACGACGCGCTCCTCGACCTGACGCAGCGCTACGGACAGTCCGCCTTCGGGTTCGGCGCCGGCCACGGTGCGGGGAGTCCCGCTCGGTTCCCGCTCACGCCGGCCACCGACTTCCTCTCGGGGCAGACCGCGAAGTCGAACGAGAGCGGCGGGGAGCACACGAGCGACGACGAGGACGGCTTCGACTCCCTGGAGTCCCGGAAGAGGGGCTCGTCGTTCGGGGACGACAAACCCGGGGGGCCCCTGGCCAAGAAGTCCAAAGAGCAGCGCTCCCTGCGGCTCAGCATCAACGCCCGGGAGAGGCGGAGGATGCACGACCTGAACGACGCGCTGGACGGCCTCCGCGCCGTCATCCCCTACGCCCACAGCCCCTCGGTGAGAAAACTCTCCAAAATAGCCACTCTCCTCCTGGCCAAGAACTATATCCTCATGCAGGCTCAGGCTCTGGAGGAGATGAGGCGGCTGGTGGCCTATCTGAACCAGGGACAGACCATAACTTCACCGATCCCCACCGCCCTGGCTCCCTTTGGACAGGCTGCCGTCTACCCTTTCTCGGGCTCTGCTCTCGCCACCTGCGCCGAAAAGTGCTCTACTTACTCCGGAACACCGTCGAGTCTCTTCAAACACTGTAACGACAAGCCTTGA